Proteins co-encoded in one uncultured Draconibacterium sp. genomic window:
- a CDS encoding DUF2179 domain-containing protein → METSFYDSALFTYALLPALIFFSRVMDVTIGTIRIVMVSKGHKLWAPLLGFFEILIWLIAISKIFQNLDNWFCYVAYAAGFACGNYVGLRIEEKLAVGIVKIQIITRMNAEKLINTLKEAGFGITHHEAKGSTENVSIIYSIINRKEIKNVEEIVKASNPKAFYSVEDVKFVKEGVFPIRTATNWRSRKGK, encoded by the coding sequence ATGGAAACAAGTTTTTACGACAGTGCATTATTCACCTACGCACTACTTCCTGCACTCATCTTCTTTTCGCGTGTAATGGATGTTACCATCGGAACTATCCGTATTGTGATGGTTTCAAAAGGGCACAAATTATGGGCGCCGCTGCTGGGGTTTTTCGAAATTCTTATTTGGCTTATTGCGATTTCAAAAATCTTTCAAAACCTCGACAACTGGTTTTGTTATGTGGCTTATGCTGCCGGTTTCGCCTGTGGTAACTATGTTGGTTTACGTATTGAGGAAAAACTGGCTGTGGGAATCGTAAAGATCCAGATCATCACCCGAATGAATGCTGAAAAACTGATTAATACATTAAAAGAAGCGGGATTCGGCATTACACATCATGAAGCAAAAGGTAGTACTGAAAATGTTAGCATTATATATTCCATTATCAATCGTAAAGAAATAAAGAATGTTGAAGAGATTGTAAAAGCTTCTAATCCCAAAGCATTCTATTCTGTTGAAGATGTAAAGTTTGTTAAAGAAGGTGTATTCCCCATTCGAACTGCTACTAACTGGCGCAGCCGAAAAGGAAAATAA
- a CDS encoding peptide chain release factor 3: protein MSFLEEIQRRRTFGIVSHPDAGKTTLTEKLLLFGGAIRVAGAVKSNKIKKGATSDFMEIERQRGISVATSVMGFEYNGYKVNILDTPGHQDFQEDTFRTLTAVDSVIIVIDAVKGVEPQTEKLMNVCRMRKTPVIVFVNKMDRPAQDPFTLMDEIEDQLKIKVRPLSWPINNGPDFKGVYNIFNRSLKLFTPDIQEIEERIKFEDVSDPTLEDHIGDDADVLREELELVEGIYPEFNNEDYLSGELAPVFFGSALYNFGVQELLDSFVKIAPIPQPSETEERVVKPEEKGFTGFVFKIHANIDPNHRSRIAFVKICSGKFERNKMYKNVRLGKSFRISSPTAFMASQKEIVEEAYPGDIIGVPDTGNYIIGDTVTDGEDIHFKGLPSFSPEMFRFVENADPMKSKQLAKGVDQLMDEGVAQLFTSAFNGRKIIGTVGQLQFEVIQYRLEHEYGAKCRFEPLSMHKACWIECDDEQVLTEFKKRKHQKMAKDKLGRDVFMADSSFILQMAQDEFKDIKFHFTSEF from the coding sequence ATGAGTTTTTTAGAAGAGATACAACGTCGTCGCACTTTTGGAATTGTGAGTCACCCGGATGCCGGAAAAACCACCCTAACCGAGAAGCTGCTTCTTTTTGGTGGAGCAATTCGTGTGGCAGGTGCCGTTAAAAGCAATAAAATAAAAAAAGGTGCCACTTCCGATTTTATGGAAATCGAGCGCCAGCGTGGTATTTCTGTGGCTACTTCGGTAATGGGTTTCGAGTACAACGGTTACAAGGTAAATATTCTGGATACCCCGGGTCACCAGGATTTCCAGGAAGATACTTTCCGAACACTTACCGCAGTTGACAGTGTGATTATTGTTATTGATGCTGTAAAAGGGGTTGAGCCGCAAACCGAAAAGCTGATGAACGTTTGCCGAATGCGCAAAACACCGGTTATCGTTTTTGTAAATAAAATGGACCGCCCGGCGCAAGATCCGTTTACTTTGATGGATGAAATTGAAGACCAGCTGAAAATTAAAGTGCGCCCGCTGAGTTGGCCAATTAACAACGGCCCCGACTTTAAAGGCGTTTACAATATTTTTAACCGCAGCCTGAAATTGTTTACGCCCGATATTCAGGAAATTGAAGAGCGTATAAAGTTTGAAGATGTTTCGGATCCGACTTTAGAAGACCACATTGGCGACGATGCCGATGTATTGCGCGAAGAACTGGAACTGGTGGAAGGAATTTATCCGGAGTTTAACAACGAAGACTACCTGTCGGGCGAACTGGCACCGGTATTTTTTGGTAGTGCGTTATATAATTTTGGGGTGCAGGAATTACTTGATTCTTTCGTGAAGATTGCGCCAATACCACAACCTAGCGAAACGGAAGAACGCGTTGTAAAACCCGAAGAAAAAGGATTTACAGGTTTTGTATTTAAAATTCATGCCAACATCGATCCGAATCACCGCAGCAGAATTGCCTTTGTAAAAATCTGCTCGGGTAAATTCGAGCGAAATAAAATGTACAAGAATGTTCGGTTGGGAAAATCCTTCCGAATTTCGAGCCCGACAGCTTTTATGGCCTCGCAAAAAGAGATTGTTGAAGAGGCTTACCCCGGAGATATTATTGGTGTGCCCGACACCGGAAACTACATTATTGGAGACACTGTTACCGATGGAGAAGATATCCATTTTAAAGGACTGCCAAGTTTCTCTCCCGAGATGTTCCGTTTTGTTGAAAATGCCGACCCGATGAAATCGAAACAACTGGCAAAAGGAGTTGATCAGTTGATGGACGAAGGTGTTGCTCAGCTTTTTACCAGTGCGTTTAACGGACGCAAAATTATTGGAACAGTTGGTCAGCTTCAGTTCGAAGTTATCCAGTATCGTTTGGAACATGAATACGGAGCAAAATGCCGTTTCGAGCCACTTTCGATGCACAAAGCCTGCTGGATTGAATGCGACGATGAACAAGTGTTGACCGAATTTAAAAAGCGTAAGCACCAGAAAATGGCAAAAGATAAACTGGGCCGCGACGTATTTATGGCCGATTCATCTTTTATTTTGCAAATGGCACAGGATGAATTTAAAGACATTAAGTTCCATTTTACTTCGGAGTTTTAG
- a CDS encoding XRE family transcriptional regulator: MKRLGERIRRKREALHLKLNDLSKKVGISSSALSQIEKAKAFPSILTLKNIADSLNTTVGELIGENETLLNQPLIKNDQKKFVQENESGTKLYLVSHHDPHKQMETYMLEFTPGSDSKDIMTTHPGQEFCHVTEGKLAIILEGKPYILESGDSFYFNSNITHNAQNIIEGITRVVWVVTPPNI, encoded by the coding sequence ATGAAACGACTTGGTGAAAGAATAAGGAGAAAAAGAGAAGCCTTACACCTAAAACTCAACGATTTATCCAAAAAGGTTGGCATAAGCTCAAGCGCACTTTCACAAATTGAAAAAGCCAAAGCGTTTCCCTCAATCCTTACTCTAAAAAATATTGCTGATAGTTTAAACACCACTGTTGGAGAATTAATCGGCGAAAATGAAACTCTGCTTAATCAACCGCTGATAAAGAATGATCAAAAGAAGTTCGTTCAGGAGAACGAATCGGGCACAAAATTATACCTGGTTTCTCATCACGACCCTCATAAACAAATGGAAACTTATATGCTCGAATTTACACCAGGATCGGATAGCAAAGATATTATGACCACGCATCCCGGACAAGAGTTTTGCCACGTTACAGAAGGAAAGCTGGCAATAATACTTGAAGGCAAACCGTATATTCTTGAGTCGGGAGACAGTTTCTATTTCAATTCCAATATTACGCATAATGCACAAAACATCATTGAAGGAATTACACGCGTCGTATGGGTAGTAACGCCTCCCAATATCTAG